TGGGGCTGCCGGCTCCAGCGTCGGCCCGTCGTAGGGGGATCGGTCGGCCGGCAGCGATTCGTCGAGGCGGTCCCAGGTCGTCTCGCCGGCCGTCGCCAGCGAGTGCACCGGACAGTCGATGTCGGCGTCGGCGAGGGCCTCGGCCGCGTCGTCGGCGAACGGCTCCTCGACGACGAGCAGCGACGGGGCCACGTCGTCGAGCAGCGTCCCGAGTTCCGGCGGTGCCAGGCGATGGGAGAGGGGCGCGAGCACGCCGCCGGTCTTGCCCGTCGCGAAGAACAGATCGACGAACTCGGGACGGTTTCGTGAGAGCACGGCGACGCGGCCGCCTGCGTCGGGATCTGCCCCGCCCTCGCGGGTCACGCCGTGATCGGCCAGCAAGCGCGCCCAGCCGTTGGCGCGGCGGTCGAGTTCCGCGTAGGTGTACTCCGTGCCGCTGGTCGCGTCGACCAGTCCGACCCGGTCGGGCGACAGCGCCCGCCTGCGTGCGCTCCAGTCACCCACCCACCGCTGGGGCCCGTGCTCAGACATCGCCGAGGAACGACCGGAGGTGTTCGTTGACGGTGTCGGCCTGTTCGATGAAACAGAGGTGCGAGCCGCCCTCGACGGCCACCAGGCGACTGTGGGGAATCGCTTCGTCGAGCAGCGTCGCGTTCTCGAAGGGGATCACCTCGTCGGCGGTGCCGTGGACGATCAGCGTCGGCAGGTCGATCGCCCCGAGCCTGTCGCTCTCGTCGAAACCGACCGCGGCGGCGCTCTGCCACTCGTAGGCCTCCTCGGAGGGGTCGGTCTCCAGTCGCCACTCGACGATGCGGTCGACGACATCGGACCGGTCCTCCCAGAACTCGTCAGTCACGGCCGGGCGCATCTTGTGTCGGATCGTCGCCGCCTCGTCGTACTCCTCGGGGACGTTCAACATCCGCTGCTGGGTGTCCGCCGGAATCGGGACCGCCGCCTCGCCGCCCGGCGTCGTCGCGATCAGCGTCAGCGAGTCGGCCCGATCGTAGTCGAGGACGTACTGCTGGGCGATCATGCCGCCCAGGCTCGCACCCACGACGTGGGCCGTCTCGACGCCAGCGTCGTCGAGCACGGCCTCGAAGTCGCCCGCCATCTGCTCGGTGGTGTACGGCCCCGGCGGCTCGTCGGAGTCGCCCGTGCCGCGGTTGTCCCAGACCAGCGTCTCGTAGGACTCCGAGAGCGCCTCGCGCTGCCAGCGCCACATCCAGGTGCCGTAGCTCAGCCCCTCGACGAACGCGACCGTCTCGGCGTCTGCGGGTCCCGAGCGTTCGTAGGCGAGCGTTACACCGTCGTGCGTGGCAGTCGGCATAGTTTCACTTGGTCGTGATATCCCATCAACATTGACGTTCACGTGTGAACCCTGGCTCTCCACACCGGCGGCCGCCGCGACTGTTCCGTTCGACGGAACGCCCGCTGGCGGTCGATCTGGGACCGAGCCACGACGTTCCGTGGCAAGGCAATCATAAACAATGGACGAATGCTTACAGTGGGACGACAGGCATTTTGACTTTCGCTAGAGTTTTAGGACTCCCCCGAGTCTCCACTGGTATGAATTTGCACGCCAGGGAAATAAACGAGGACGTGCGCGAGCTGGGGGAGCTCCTCGGGGAAGTGATTGAGGCACAGACATCCACCGAAGGGTTCGAGACCGTCGAGAACATCCGAACGTCGTCGATCGACTACCGGCGCGGCGACGCCGACGACCGCGACGACGTCGAACGGACGCTCGACCGTCTCTCGCCGGACATGCAGGACATCGTCGCCCGTGCTTTCACCACCTACTTCGAACTGATCAACCTCGCAGAGGAGCGCCAGCGGGTCCGCGAGATCCGCGAGGGGAGCCAGGAGGGCGTGCTCGAAGACAGCGTCACCGACGCCGTCGAGAAGCTCTCTGAGCGGGGAGCAGACCCAGAGACCCTCGAACAGGTCCTCGACGACGTTCTCATCGAGCCGACGTTTACCGCCCACCCGACCGAGGCACGACGCAAGACCGTCAAGGCCAAGCTCCGGTCGGTCGCCAACGACCTCGAAGTGCTCGACGAGGTCCGACTCACGGACAGCGAACAGGAGGACATCGAGGACGACCTCGCCGCGGAGGTCACGAGCCTCTGGCAGACGCCACAGGTCCGCGACCGTCGCCCGGAAGTGACCGACGAGGCGCTCAACGTCCAGTGGTACATCGAGAACGTCCTCTTCGAAGTGATCGACGAGGTCTACGACGAACTCGAAGACGCCATCGACGAGGAGTACGACGGCGAGATCGACGTGCCCAAGCTCTACGAGTTCCGCTCGTGGGCCGGCTCCGACCGTGACGGCAACCCCTTCGTCACGCCCGAGATCACCGAGGAGACCCTGGAGCGCCAGCGCGATGTCGTGCTCCCGCTCTACCGGGACCGCCTCAAAGAGCTGTCGGGCGTGCTGAGCCAGGACGCCAGCAACATCGACACGACCGACGCCTTCGACGAGCGGCTCGAAGAACACAAGGAAGCGCTGCCCGGCGTCGCCAGCGAGGCCGAGGAACGCTATCCCGACGAGCCGTACCGCCAGAAGCTGAAGCTGATGCGCGAAGGCGTGCTCCGGGTGGGCGACGTTCGCTCCGGAGGCTACTCCGATTCGAGCGACCTGCTGGCCGACCTCCGCGCCATCGCCGACGACCTCCGTGCCAACGACGCCGACGTGATCGCCGAGGCCCACGTCGATCCGCTGATCCGCAAGGTCGACACGTTCGGCTTCACGCTGGCCGGACTGGACATGCGGGACCACCGCAAGATGCACACCGACGCCATCGCGGAGACCGTCGACCGCGAGGGCATCGACTACGCCGACATGGACGAAGACGAGCGCGTCGAGTTCCTCACCGAGGCCATCCTGCAGGACGGCCAGATCGTCGACATGGAAAACGTCGACGGCCTCTCTGACGACTCGGCCCGCGTCATCCGACGGTTCCGCAAGCTGGCCGACTGGCAGCGCGAGTTCGGCGTCGACGCCATCGACACCTACGCGATCAGCTGGTGTGAGGAAGCGAGCCACGTGCTGGAAGTGCTCTTCCTGGGCGACCAGGCCGGGATCGTCGACCTGCCGGGCTACTGCGGGCTCGACATCGTCCCCCTGCTGGAGTCGAAGTACGCGCTCGACGGCGCGCGTCGCATCATGGGCACGCTGTTCGAGAACGACGCCTACGAGGAGGCACTGGCGGCCCGCAACGGCGTCCAGGAGATCATGCTGGGTTACTCCGACTCCAACAAGGAGAACGGCTATCTCGCCGCCAACTGGTCGCTGTACCGCAACCAGAAGCGACTGGCGGCGATCACCGACGACTTCGACGTGGAGATGCGGCTGTTCCACGGCCGCGGCGGTTCGATCTCGCGCGGGGGCGGCCCGATGAACGACGCGATGCTGGCCCTGCCCAACGAGACCGTGACGGGCCAGATCAAGTTCACCGAGCAGGGCGAGGCCATCGCCGAGAAGTACGCCAACGAGGCCATCGCAGAGCGCAACCTCGAACAGATGCTCAACGCACAGGTTCGCTCTCGGTACAACGCCCTCGAAGAGCCCGTCGAAGAGATCCCCGAGGCCTGGGAAGAGGCCATGGAGACCGCCTCGGAGGCGGCCCGCCAGAAGTACGAGTCGCTCCTGCAGACGGAGGGTTTCGTCGAGTTCTTCGAGCAGGCGACGCCGATCTCGGTGATCGAGAACCTCAACATGGGCTCTCGTCCCGCCTCCCGGTCGGGCGACCGCAGCGTCGAGGACCTGCGAGCGATCCCGTGGGTGTTCTCCTGGACCCAGGCCCGCTGTATCATCCCCGGCTGGTACTCGATCGCGACGGGGCTGCAGGCGTATCTCGACGACGGCGGCGACGTGGAGACCCTCCAGGAGATGTACGAGGAGTGGCCGTTCTTCCAGACCAAACTGGACAACGCGTCCCTCGCGCTGGCCCGGACGGACTTCGACATCGCGGAGGAGTACGCCGCGCTGGCCGACGACGACCTCCGGGAACGGATCTTCCCCGACATCCGCCAGGAGTACGAGGACACCGTCGACATCGTCACGGAGATCACGGGCCGTGACAGCCTCCTCAAGCGCGAGTGGCTCGAACAGAACCTCGACCGCCGGAACCCCTACGTCGACCCGCTCAACCTCCTGCAGGTGCGCCTGCTCGCACAGAGCCACCTTACAGAGACCGAGCGCCGGACGCTGCGCCTGACCGTTCAGGGGATCGCCGCCGGCATGAAAAACACCGGATAGCGCCTCCCGGTCGACCGGTTGGGGGTATCGTGATACGACCGGCTGTAAATCTGTGACCGATTTCGCCACCCCAGGGTGGCGAAGATCCTCACGACGTTACAGCCGGCAGTATGAGACAGTTGCCGATGGAGACCGCTTTCGACGGAACTTCCGACTCGGAAACTCTCGTTCTGTTTTTATACTCGATCCGATCCACCAGTGGGTATGGTCCTCCACACTGGCCGCGAGATCGATCGTGACATCGGCCGACCGCCCTCCCGCTCTATCGCCCCGCCGACGGTGACGCCGCCGTCCGTCCCCGACATCGAGTGGAGGGATCGGTGACGATTCAGCTCGAACTCGACGGGATCGAGAAGCGGTACGGCGACGAACACGCGCTTCGAGACGTGGATCTCGTGCTCGAACCCGGCGTCGTCGGGCTGCTCGGCCCCAACGGTGCCGGCAAGTCCACGCTCATGCGGATCGTCACGACCGTGCTCCAGCCGACCGACGGGCGGGTCCGCTGGAACGGGACCGACGTGCGCGAGGAGCCACGCGCGATCAGGGACTCGGTCGGCTACCTCCCCCAGTCGTTCGGCGTGTATCCGAGCCTGACCGCTCGGGAGTTCCTCCGCTATCTGGCGGCGATACGGGGCGTCTCGAACGTCGGCGAGCGCATCGAGGACCTCCTCGCGCTCGTCAACCTCGAAGCGGCGGCCGATCGTCGCCTGGGCGGGTTCTCGGGCGGCATGCGCCAGCGCGTGGGCATCGCTCAGGCGCTGCTCGCGGACCCGGACCTGCTCGTCGTCGACGAACCGACCGTCGGACTCGATCCGACAGAGCGCGTCCGCTTCCGGAACGTCCTCGCCGAACTCGCCGAGGATCGGATCGTGGTACTCTCGACGCACATCGTCTCGGACGTGGAGGTGACCGCGAGCGACATCGTCCTCCTCCACGACGGACGCGTGCTGGCCCACGAGTCCCCGGCCGCGCTGCTCGACGGGGTCGCGGGTTCGGTCTGGGAATGGACCGTCGGCGACGACGACCTCGCCGCGGTCAAACGCGAGTACACGATCAGCGGGACGGCCCGGCGCAGCGACGGCGTCGCGGTCCGGGTCGTCTCGGCGTCGCGGCCGACGCCGGCAGCCGAGCCCGCGGAACCGACCCTCGAAGACGCGTACCTCGACGCGATCGGACGATGACCGGGCCACTCAGACCCGTCCTCGCCGTGGCACTGGCGGACCTCAGAGAGCGGTCGCGCTCGACGACGTTCCTCGTCGTGCCGCTGCTGGTCGCGTACTTCGTGAAGATCGTCACCGTCGACTCGACGCTGGTGGTCGGCACCGACTACACCGGCCGCCCGACGATCGCCTGGCTCGCCGGGATGACGACCGTCATCGGGACGACGGTGCTCGTCCTCTTCGGGTTCTCCCTCGTGAAAGGCAGCATCGGCAGAGACCTGGAGACGGGGGTGAGCGAACTGATCGCGCCCTCGTCGCTGTCGAACGGCCAGTACCTACTGGGGAAGTGGCTGAGCAACGTCGCCGTCCTCGCGTTCGCGACGCTGGTCCTGCTCGCTTCGACCGGCGTCGCCTCCCTCTTCGTCGGCGTGGGCGCGTTCGACCCCTGGGCGTTGGTCTCGCCGTTCCTCCTGATCACGCTCCCGGCCATGACCGTCGTCGCGGCGGTCGCGGTCTGTTTCGAGGCGATCGGACCGCTCCGTGGCACCGCCGGCACCGTGATCTACTTCCTGCTCGCGCTGACCGCCATCGTGGCCGGGATCGCACCGGACGCGCCGCTGGATCTCGTCGGACTCGCGGTCGTCCGCGACAGCATGGCCCAGTCGATCGCGGCCCAGTACCCGGCCTTCGACGGGTCGGTCTTCGGCTTCACGTACACGGACGATCCGGGCGGTCTCGCCGAGTTCACGTGGGCGGGAATCGCCTGGACCGGGGCGCGGCTCGTGACCCGTCTCCCGGTACTCGCCGCCGCGTGTGGATTCCTCGGTGTGGCCTGGCTCGCGTTCGACCGGTTCGACGACGCGACGCGTTGGTCGTTCCTGTCTCGCTCGGAGTCTGATCGAGGGACCGCGGACGACGAGGTGGAACCGCCGACGGCAGACGATCCCTCGACGACAGCGGATCCGTCGGTCGACGTCGACCTCGCACCCGTCAGCCGCGACGGTGGCTCGACCGGCCCCGTCTTGCTGGCCGAGCTCCGGATGGCGGTTCGTGGCTACCCTCGATGGTGGTACGCAGCGGCCGCGCTGGCCGTCCTCGCGACTGCCGTCGCGCCGATCGGTGTCGTCCGCACGCTCGTCGTCCCGCTCGCGCTCTTGCTCCCGCTCTCGGCGTGGTCGGCACTCGGGACGCGCGAACGGCGACACCGCACGACAGAGCTGGTGTTCGTCGGCAGCAGACCGACCCGGCTGCTGGGCGCGACCTACGCGTCCGGCGTCGCGATCGGGCTGTTGGTGTCCGTGCCCGCAGCTGTCCGGTTCGCCCTCTCCGGGATGGACGGCGCGCTCGTGGGCTGGCTCGCGGCCGTCCTGTCGCTGCCGGCGATCGCGCTCGCGCTGGGGGTCTGGACTGGGCGGTCCAAGAGCTTCGAGATCGCCTATCTGACGGCGTGGTACCTCGGTCCCGTGAACGGACTCGGCGCGCTCGATTACGTCGCCGCCCGGCCCTCGACGGCGTCGGCGGGGATCCCGGTCGTCTACCTGGCTCTCACGGTCGTCGCGCTCGGTGTGGCACTCGTGGGTCGGCGACGACAGTAGCTCCCCCGTCACGTTTCGCACGGACGGGACGAGAGTTCAGACGTATCAGTTTCTGAAACATCGCGGCGTTCGTCACACGATGGGAAGTATAAGAATTAAGCCATCTCCGGCCGTCCGTGGTGGTGTTGCCACACCGTCTGTATCCGCCACGACATCGCTCCTCGGTCGGTCTCAGCGCGTCGCCTCGTCGCTTCGAACCGTCCACCGAACGTTTTTGTACGGTGGCATAGATGTCACGGGCATGGCGATAGAGACAGTCATGCTGGCACTCGGACACACCGACAGCGAACGCATCGACGAACTCACCGAGACGGTCATCGACATCGCCGGAGCCACCGGCGCGTCGGTGGTCCTGTCGCACGTGTTCACCCCAGAAGAGTACGACAACGCGACCGAACGACTCGACTTCAGCGATCCGGCCGACGCGGACGTCGACGAGGTGACGAGCCGACTCTCGATCGTCCGTGACGTCAAGGACTCGCTGGATGACGCGGGGATCGACTACCGGATCACCGGTCGGATCGGCGAACACGGCGCACGGATCGTCGACCTCGCGACCGATGAAGGAGCCGACCACCTGATCGTCGGCGGTCGCCGTCGGTCACCGACCGGCAAGGCCGTGTTCGGATCGACGGCCCAGCACGTCCTGCTCGAATCGCCGTGCCCGGTTACCTTCGTCCGGGGCGACCACTGATACCGGCGGCTCCCGGTTCTCACTCGACCAGCGCCGCCGCGACCAGCTCGATCGGGTGGCGGATGTCGTAGCCGGTGCCGTGCTCCATCTGCATCGAGCAGGTGGGGCACTCGGTCATGCCGGTGGTGCTCTCGGCGTCCTCCATGTGGTCGAACATCTCCTCACCGATGGCCATCGACTTCTCGTACTTCTCGTCTTTCCAGCCGTAGGTGCCCGAGATGCCCGAACAGGAGTCGCCCACGTCCTCGACTGCGACGCCGTCGAGATCGCGGAACAGCTCGACGGCCTGCCGTTCGAGCCCCTGGTTGCGGGCGTGACACGGCGCGTGGTAGGCGAACTCTTCGGCGAGTTCGTCCCCGATCTCGGCGTCCTGGAGCGCACCGCGCACGTCCTCGTGGATCCGGAGGTACTCGATGGACTCGAACGTGTTCTCGGCCACGTCTTCGATGCCGTCGATGTCGAACAGCTCGGGATACTCCTGTCGCAGCGCCAGCGAGCACGACGTGCAGGAGGCGATGGCGTCGTATCCCTCCTCGACCAGATCGGCCATCGAGGAGACGTTGACCTCGGCGTGGCGGCGGGCGTCGTCGAGCATCCCGTTGGCGAACATCGGCGTCCCCGAGCAGCCCTGTTCGGGCACGACGATCTCGTAGCCGAAGTGCTCGTACACTCGAACGAGGGCCCGCGCGACCTCGGGGGTGTTGTACTCGGAGTAACAGCCGTGGAAGTACGCGACCTTCTTGTCGGCGTCGAGGGGTTCGCCGCGGCGTTCGCGGGCCTCGCGAGCGCGCTCGCGGGAACCGGCAGCGCCGCCCTGAGCGGCCCACCACTCGGAGAACGTCTCCGTCGCGAAGGCGGGGAACTCCCGCTCGCTCGTGACACCGAGGGTCTTCTCCATGACCCAGCGGGCGGGCCCGAAGTTCATCGCGACGTTGGCGATCCGGGGGACCTTGCTCGCCAGCCACGCGGACGTGCGGTAGTTGGCGAGGATCCGGTTGCGCCAGTACTCCGTCGAGAGCTTGCTCATCTGCTCGTCGACGTACTCGCCGCGGGCCTCGTTGTGCATCTGGCTGAGCGGGACCCCCGAGGGGCAGGCGTCGTCACAGCGCATGCAGTTCGAGCAGTCCATGATGGAGTCGTCGATGGCGAACTCGTCGCCGTCGTCGGTCTGCTTGAGCCGCCACTGCTCTGGTCCCTGGAACTTCGGTCCCGGGAACTCGTCGTCGACTTCCGCGACCGGGCAGTTGGTGTCGCAGGTGCTACACTTCGTACAGGAGTCCGCGCCGGGTCGCAGGTCCATCGTCTCCTCGTCGGGGAACACCTGGACCGGCTCGAACTCCTCGCCCGTGTTCGGTTCTGTCGGTTCGAACGACTCCTCCGTCGGTGTGTCAGCTGAATCACTCATGTCAGATCCTCCGTCGCCGCTCGCCCGGCCGCGTAGCCGGTCGCGATCGAGACGCCGCTGCCGGACTTCTCGGCCGCGAAGTCGTAGCCGCCGATCGTCGCCCCAGCCGCTCTGAGGTTCTCGAACTCCACGCTTCCGCTGGCCCCACGTGGCCGCAAGTCGCTCCCGACGTCGACGCCGAAGCGCGCGAAGGCGTGGTCGTCGAAGACGCCGTCTTCGAACCAGTCGTATCGGTCTCCCGGATGCGGGACGTGACAGTCGAAGATCGGCTCTCGCACGCCCTCGCGGTCGCTCTCGACGCCCTTGCTGACCAGCCCGCCCGTCGCGAGGACGTACTGGTCGGCGCTGTAGGGGACCCGAGAGCCGTTGCGTTCGACGACCACGCGTTCGATCCGGTCCTCGCCCTCGTAGTCGACGACGGGATTGCCGACCTCGTAGCGCGCCCCCGACCGGTCGAGCGCCTCGAAGAGACGGTCTTCGAGTCGCAGTCCCGGCAGCGAGGGCGGTCCCATCGGGACTTCGAAGACGGCCACCCCGAGCTCCTCGGCCAGTGTCGCCCTGACGGCGTCGGTGTGATCGTCGCCCAGCACCGCGGGGAAGCCGACGCGTTCGTGGCCGTCGAGGTGGGAGGCGACCCGCTGGGCGAGCGCGCTCCGGGTGTCGACCTTCCGGCCGTCGACCGCGACGGGACTGTTCTGGTCGAGCAGCTTCGCGTACCGAGT
Above is a genomic segment from Halomicrobium sp. LC1Hm containing:
- a CDS encoding alpha/beta fold hydrolase — its product is MPTATHDGVTLAYERSGPADAETVAFVEGLSYGTWMWRWQREALSESYETLVWDNRGTGDSDEPPGPYTTEQMAGDFEAVLDDAGVETAHVVGASLGGMIAQQYVLDYDRADSLTLIATTPGGEAAVPIPADTQQRMLNVPEEYDEAATIRHKMRPAVTDEFWEDRSDVVDRIVEWRLETDPSEEAYEWQSAAAVGFDESDRLGAIDLPTLIVHGTADEVIPFENATLLDEAIPHSRLVAVEGGSHLCFIEQADTVNEHLRSFLGDV
- the ppc gene encoding phosphoenolpyruvate carboxylase — its product is MNLHAREINEDVRELGELLGEVIEAQTSTEGFETVENIRTSSIDYRRGDADDRDDVERTLDRLSPDMQDIVARAFTTYFELINLAEERQRVREIREGSQEGVLEDSVTDAVEKLSERGADPETLEQVLDDVLIEPTFTAHPTEARRKTVKAKLRSVANDLEVLDEVRLTDSEQEDIEDDLAAEVTSLWQTPQVRDRRPEVTDEALNVQWYIENVLFEVIDEVYDELEDAIDEEYDGEIDVPKLYEFRSWAGSDRDGNPFVTPEITEETLERQRDVVLPLYRDRLKELSGVLSQDASNIDTTDAFDERLEEHKEALPGVASEAEERYPDEPYRQKLKLMREGVLRVGDVRSGGYSDSSDLLADLRAIADDLRANDADVIAEAHVDPLIRKVDTFGFTLAGLDMRDHRKMHTDAIAETVDREGIDYADMDEDERVEFLTEAILQDGQIVDMENVDGLSDDSARVIRRFRKLADWQREFGVDAIDTYAISWCEEASHVLEVLFLGDQAGIVDLPGYCGLDIVPLLESKYALDGARRIMGTLFENDAYEEALAARNGVQEIMLGYSDSNKENGYLAANWSLYRNQKRLAAITDDFDVEMRLFHGRGGSISRGGGPMNDAMLALPNETVTGQIKFTEQGEAIAEKYANEAIAERNLEQMLNAQVRSRYNALEEPVEEIPEAWEEAMETASEAARQKYESLLQTEGFVEFFEQATPISVIENLNMGSRPASRSGDRSVEDLRAIPWVFSWTQARCIIPGWYSIATGLQAYLDDGGDVETLQEMYEEWPFFQTKLDNASLALARTDFDIAEEYAALADDDLRERIFPDIRQEYEDTVDIVTEITGRDSLLKREWLEQNLDRRNPYVDPLNLLQVRLLAQSHLTETERRTLRLTVQGIAAGMKNTG
- a CDS encoding ABC transporter ATP-binding protein → MQLELDGIEKRYGDEHALRDVDLVLEPGVVGLLGPNGAGKSTLMRIVTTVLQPTDGRVRWNGTDVREEPRAIRDSVGYLPQSFGVYPSLTAREFLRYLAAIRGVSNVGERIEDLLALVNLEAAADRRLGGFSGGMRQRVGIAQALLADPDLLVVDEPTVGLDPTERVRFRNVLAELAEDRIVVLSTHIVSDVEVTASDIVLLHDGRVLAHESPAALLDGVAGSVWEWTVGDDDLAAVKREYTISGTARRSDGVAVRVVSASRPTPAAEPAEPTLEDAYLDAIGR
- a CDS encoding ABC transporter permease, which codes for MTGPLRPVLAVALADLRERSRSTTFLVVPLLVAYFVKIVTVDSTLVVGTDYTGRPTIAWLAGMTTVIGTTVLVLFGFSLVKGSIGRDLETGVSELIAPSSLSNGQYLLGKWLSNVAVLAFATLVLLASTGVASLFVGVGAFDPWALVSPFLLITLPAMTVVAAVAVCFEAIGPLRGTAGTVIYFLLALTAIVAGIAPDAPLDLVGLAVVRDSMAQSIAAQYPAFDGSVFGFTYTDDPGGLAEFTWAGIAWTGARLVTRLPVLAAACGFLGVAWLAFDRFDDATRWSFLSRSESDRGTADDEVEPPTADDPSTTADPSVDVDLAPVSRDGGSTGPVLLAELRMAVRGYPRWWYAAAALAVLATAVAPIGVVRTLVVPLALLLPLSAWSALGTRERRHRTTELVFVGSRPTRLLGATYASGVAIGLLVSVPAAVRFALSGMDGALVGWLAAVLSLPAIALALGVWTGRSKSFEIAYLTAWYLGPVNGLGALDYVAARPSTASAGIPVVYLALTVVALGVALVGRRRQ
- a CDS encoding universal stress protein is translated as MAIETVMLALGHTDSERIDELTETVIDIAGATGASVVLSHVFTPEEYDNATERLDFSDPADADVDEVTSRLSIVRDVKDSLDDAGIDYRITGRIGEHGARIVDLATDEGADHLIVGGRRRSPTGKAVFGSTAQHVLLESPCPVTFVRGDH
- a CDS encoding anaerobic glycerol-3-phosphate dehydrogenase subunit C, with the translated sequence MSDSADTPTEESFEPTEPNTGEEFEPVQVFPDEETMDLRPGADSCTKCSTCDTNCPVAEVDDEFPGPKFQGPEQWRLKQTDDGDEFAIDDSIMDCSNCMRCDDACPSGVPLSQMHNEARGEYVDEQMSKLSTEYWRNRILANYRTSAWLASKVPRIANVAMNFGPARWVMEKTLGVTSEREFPAFATETFSEWWAAQGGAAGSRERAREARERRGEPLDADKKVAYFHGCYSEYNTPEVARALVRVYEHFGYEIVVPEQGCSGTPMFANGMLDDARRHAEVNVSSMADLVEEGYDAIASCTSCSLALRQEYPELFDIDGIEDVAENTFESIEYLRIHEDVRGALQDAEIGDELAEEFAYHAPCHARNQGLERQAVELFRDLDGVAVEDVGDSCSGISGTYGWKDEKYEKSMAIGEEMFDHMEDAESTTGMTECPTCSMQMEHGTGYDIRHPIELVAAALVE
- the glpB gene encoding glycerol-3-phosphate dehydrogenase subunit GlpB, giving the protein MAIDSEVLVVGGGLAGVTSAVAAARAGADVRLVSYKQSSLRQASGLIDVLGYVGDEVVVDPYDAIPELHEDHPYRLVGVETVRDAMALFDETVDGYHGDHTETNALLPTHGGTVKPTARYPAGAAEGVASDDRDTLLVGFERLVDFDAPLAASHVEAAGAPFSADGVTITFPGDLQADAKVTRYAKLLDQNSPVAVDGRKVDTRSALAQRVASHLDGHERVGFPAVLGDDHTDAVRATLAEELGVAVFEVPMGPPSLPGLRLEDRLFEALDRSGARYEVGNPVVDYEGEDRIERVVVERNGSRVPYSADQYVLATGGLVSKGVESDREGVREPIFDCHVPHPGDRYDWFEDGVFDDHAFARFGVDVGSDLRPRGASGSVEFENLRAAGATIGGYDFAAEKSGSGVSIATGYAAGRAATEDLT